One Natrinema halophilum genomic window carries:
- the leuS gene encoding leucine--tRNA ligase, with protein sequence MSDAGYDHATVERRWQEAWDDADVYRTPDDVDDPTYVLGMYPYPSGKLHMGHVRNYTITDAYARYRRMRGDDILHPMGWDAFGLPAENAAKDRDTNPRDWTFDCIETMRDQMTAMGFGYDWDREITTCTPDYYQWNQWLFERFYEEELVERRDAEVNWCPNCETVLADEQVEGEAELCWRCDTPVEQRVLEQWFLKITEYADELLDAIDDLEGWPNSVRQMQRNWIGRQYGTELEFDIDGHGAVEAFTTRVDTIFGATFFALAPDHPISEELAETDDAVHEFVHHEADPEGDEPNGVETDLTATNPVTGEEIPVYVADFVLSDVGTGALMAVPAHDERDHAFAEKKDIDVRPVIAPEPDGDEAPTAPDVSEGAFTDDGVLINSGEYSGLDSETARARLTEDIENAEEATQYQLRDWGISRQRYWGTPIPVVHCDDCGPVMVPKEDLPVELPEFINTTGNPLDAAEEWKRTTCPDCGGDAVRETDTMDTFVDSSWYFLRYVSPSLEDAPFGRERANDWMPVDQYVGGIEHAVMHLLYSRFFTKVLADHEGLQHREPFTNLLAQGMVQLEGEKMSKSKGNVVSPQRIVEEYGADTARLFMMQAAQPERDFDWSEEGVRSTYAFLARLQEMVEEYVTDEPDGDDDAIASYVDSEIDATIAIATGEYDELTFNKALRETQDLTRTLRQYSDYAEPHAETYERGLSAVVRLLAPVAPHLAEELYEELGHDEFVAAADWPAAEIDRERVEKRRRLVENTREDIRDIVDVAGIEDPTAIDVVVAPDWKYDALEIAIESDADNLIGELMGESHIRERGDAAASYGQDLQAEREALSMTLEPDEEYAALESAAWLIEREFEASVRVIHADAAGDDVLANAEPGRPAIEIDD encoded by the coding sequence ATGAGCGACGCGGGATACGACCACGCGACGGTCGAACGGCGCTGGCAAGAGGCGTGGGACGACGCAGACGTCTATCGGACGCCCGACGACGTGGACGATCCGACGTACGTTCTCGGGATGTACCCGTACCCGTCCGGAAAGCTCCACATGGGCCACGTCCGTAACTATACGATCACGGACGCGTACGCTCGCTACCGACGGATGCGCGGCGACGATATCCTCCATCCGATGGGGTGGGACGCGTTCGGCCTCCCGGCCGAAAACGCAGCGAAAGACCGCGACACCAACCCGCGGGACTGGACGTTCGATTGCATCGAGACGATGCGCGACCAGATGACCGCGATGGGCTTTGGCTACGACTGGGACCGCGAGATCACCACGTGTACGCCCGACTACTATCAGTGGAATCAGTGGCTGTTCGAGCGCTTCTACGAGGAAGAGCTGGTCGAGCGACGCGACGCCGAGGTCAACTGGTGTCCCAACTGCGAGACCGTCCTCGCCGACGAACAGGTCGAAGGCGAAGCGGAACTGTGCTGGCGCTGTGACACTCCCGTCGAACAGCGCGTTCTCGAGCAGTGGTTCCTGAAGATCACCGAATACGCCGACGAACTGTTGGACGCGATCGATGACCTCGAGGGATGGCCGAACTCGGTTCGGCAGATGCAGCGCAACTGGATCGGGCGTCAGTACGGGACGGAGCTCGAATTCGATATCGACGGCCACGGGGCGGTAGAAGCGTTCACGACCCGCGTCGATACGATCTTCGGGGCGACGTTCTTCGCGCTCGCGCCGGACCACCCGATCAGCGAGGAGTTGGCCGAAACGGACGATGCGGTCCACGAGTTCGTTCACCACGAGGCCGATCCGGAAGGCGACGAGCCAAACGGGGTCGAGACGGACCTGACTGCAACGAACCCCGTCACAGGCGAGGAAATCCCCGTCTACGTCGCCGACTTCGTCCTCTCGGACGTCGGAACGGGCGCGCTGATGGCCGTGCCGGCCCACGACGAGCGCGACCACGCCTTCGCCGAAAAGAAGGACATCGACGTCAGACCCGTCATCGCTCCGGAACCCGACGGGGACGAGGCGCCGACCGCGCCCGACGTAAGCGAGGGTGCCTTCACCGACGACGGCGTCCTGATCAACTCCGGCGAGTACAGCGGTCTCGACAGCGAGACCGCTCGCGCACGGCTGACCGAAGACATCGAAAACGCCGAGGAGGCGACGCAGTACCAGCTCCGCGACTGGGGTATTTCCCGGCAGCGATACTGGGGGACGCCGATTCCGGTCGTCCACTGCGACGATTGCGGTCCCGTCATGGTTCCGAAAGAAGACCTGCCAGTCGAGCTTCCCGAATTCATCAACACGACCGGGAACCCGCTGGATGCCGCCGAAGAGTGGAAACGGACGACCTGTCCCGACTGCGGCGGCGACGCCGTCCGCGAGACGGACACGATGGACACGTTCGTCGACTCATCGTGGTACTTCCTGCGATACGTCTCCCCGTCTCTCGAGGACGCTCCGTTCGGTCGCGAGCGGGCCAACGACTGGATGCCCGTCGACCAGTACGTCGGCGGCATCGAACACGCCGTAATGCACCTGCTCTACTCGCGGTTCTTCACGAAGGTGCTGGCCGATCACGAGGGGTTGCAACACCGCGAACCCTTTACGAACCTGCTCGCGCAGGGAATGGTCCAGCTCGAGGGCGAAAAGATGTCCAAATCGAAGGGCAACGTCGTCTCTCCACAGCGGATCGTCGAGGAATACGGGGCGGATACCGCTCGCCTGTTTATGATGCAGGCCGCACAGCCGGAACGGGACTTCGACTGGAGTGAGGAGGGAGTGAGGTCGACGTATGCCTTTTTAGCCCGGTTACAGGAGATGGTCGAGGAGTACGTCACGGACGAACCCGACGGCGACGACGACGCGATCGCAAGCTACGTCGACAGCGAGATCGACGCGACGATCGCCATCGCAACCGGCGAATACGACGAACTGACCTTCAACAAGGCACTGCGCGAAACGCAGGACCTGACGCGGACGCTGCGGCAGTACAGCGATTACGCCGAACCCCACGCCGAGACGTACGAGCGTGGGCTGTCGGCGGTCGTCCGCTTGCTCGCGCCGGTCGCCCCACATCTGGCCGAGGAGTTGTACGAAGAACTGGGACACGACGAATTCGTCGCCGCGGCCGACTGGCCGGCCGCCGAAATCGACCGGGAGCGGGTCGAAAAGCGTCGCCGACTGGTCGAAAACACTCGCGAAGACATCCGCGATATCGTCGACGTCGCCGGAATCGAGGATCCGACGGCGATCGACGTCGTCGTCGCTCCCGACTGGAAATACGACGCCCTCGAGATAGCGATCGAGAGCGACGCCGACAACCTGATCGGCGAACTCATGGGCGAGTCACACATCCGCGAGCGGGGCGACGCTGCCGCCAGCTACGGTCAGGATCTCCAGGCCGAGCGCGAGGCCCTGTCGATGACGCTCGAGCCAGACGAAGAGTACGCTGCCCTCGAATCGGCTGCGTGGTTGATCGAACGCGAATTCGAAGCATCCGTCAGAGTCATTCACGCCGATGCGGCCGGCGACGACGTCCTCGCAAACGCCGAGCCCGGCCGTCCGGCGATCGAAATCGACGACTGA